A part of Aspergillus flavus chromosome 5, complete sequence genomic DNA contains:
- a CDS encoding ankyrin, whose protein sequence is MAAKLIRTLKEEGIPVTYFFARQIIKANSEPRQLVQDCLYQLLDHSVLLQARLKTLLAQHQDVDNIPFHELWDLFLFGLDTVPKVYVLFDALDELAIENDGFLQLLQKLGQQNPESAKLIITSRPEVHLQTALRGSFRNRIRLTGAMVDQDIATYIAHRVANQRDNLAVSENRSTIQDRLSQKAQGLFLYARLMLDQILLQSELPVEKHLQHLPSSLEEMYVSILREHSSRSGASQHFQCWLLSWVTHACRPLRVTELAALVNSCFDRSGLSSSQDAKIMIRTSCGPLLEILDNETVQVIHHTFTEFLLDSNRSTATTPIETSDSFPVITPTSTHRSLTLLCVDYLLSGCFRSWSLPSRPTKPADHEADRKQLMVHFPFLQYASQNLLYHAAKCDAKDLEFILQLDSLFQHDRHSFESWKDFLFAKENQTVPDRLHPLHLAAQAGLPAYTQHLLKEHRDPDLADSCNRTAATYACMNGHSETLAVLLGYKASVTINDIDGLAPIHHAARGNHVKVVQLLLEAGADPMSPKSCEDQGHWWWIPSTIGKTPVQYACELGHTACVLELLQNLDLPSKSTVLPHWASATGQWKTLEALLRHPVILKNLNKRDGYGNTALFLAARRASSEAVRILLHYGADVDGRSVKLDSSEAPSDLDIAMNGRGQTPIHAWTAAGYRIWSRGDVCSMEEWKRTGILLIEAGCDLEAKNDAGQTALFAWTKQHMCTPRGSDRTERFVEILLEHGANPCATDNKGDTPLHNLTRDNMNSRVIKMFVKGGADINYGRQGDLVTPLISAAICRGGDVTPFIENGADPNLQDSDGNTALHHICTSWSLRYSDVQKWLEFADPTVKNKAGETCIYKLAFGSDGYERVNAISLFTEKGLDLESRDRRGRTALLAACANAEPHFIIGLLENGANAKAIDFQHKSCLHLVAQVQLTLHGNGEQDLNTTLRVMKLLIEKGVDINGIDLDGNTPFHDAAVSSGDFLPVRTRLEVILGLGGLANTTDHRGQTVLHKVASLPNPSTCDQIDFLLQPSLGLDVNARDNKGLAPIHCASSNSGIITWRLIQAGADMQALSHDGRTPLHFAAAAAQSNVVGLLCKLYKESSLSLNQRDEHGYTPLHYAANSGNSECVYHLLQVGANLNITDCHGRTPLHMAAEHKVDVAALRKQRKHSGEEWWTRIIDGSNTLGPFIHPLLQSRRGDAYWNLSFAIERESEAYMMQDIVQLLLSAGADFNMRDSSGQTACDVALHLGHEEVWNVLSCRREQRENRALMGQLCSLKSMHAEEIVQTLSLERSDAYSLLQTAISLRNQTILDALLGAGVDLMIKGPDGLTSVHYVVHWGLLTTMKTMAPYVKDINAFSPPLLHTAATQELSNLQMIDLLIELGIDVNASYQDPFDEDANASTDRPGPPAPEYTATHILAAGGQWWNIAALETLCNAGADLEITDSKGNTVLQCALAGESQGPGRHGFWRDETFEVVLRHGANINKLSPSNESTPLLVALKTKRGCKLVQRLLDHGADINLGPVPALFVAIESRDCEAIAMILDAGADVNAVYYPKRRYGATPEVVTPLLAAAMEPREVGEAIMVLLLQRGADPLLELEDSNSTVFHQIAHYHGRIGPILRSMPDVLDVTNRSGLTPLLSVCSSVDGYYTGEESTSIELIHAGANINVTDKDGSTPLHLACRSGKCATVALLLEKGASCSATNNTGLLPLYYALSYANGDNERFEMTRALLDAGANPLITGPNGETALHILAPLLVYISSSYDHRSKEEIYRQAVFEDLYNRFVESGCDVNARDAHGNTPLFPFVRTVQKRDEYGMGSPPAEDDVRQMFQAHDIFVVNDNGDTLLHAIAAREDTPESESEPDGVWLFEELMARGLDAKKENKQGLTALDVAAARGMQGIMRLFEKEG, encoded by the exons ATGGCCGCCAAGTTGATTCGTACCctcaaagaagaaggtaTACCGGTGACGTACTTCTTCGCTCGCCAAATCATCAAGGCAAACAGCGAACCCCGACAACTTGTTCAAGATTGCTTGTATCAGCTTCTGGATCATAGTGTTCTGCTTCAGGCGAGGCTAAAGACACTTCTAGCCCAACACCAGGACGTGGATAACATTCCATTTCATGAGCTCTGGGATCTTTTCTTATTTGGCCTTGACACGGTGCCCAAGGTATATGTATTATTCGACGCACTAGATGAGCTTGCAATCGAGAATGACGGTTTTCTACAATTACTACAGAAGCTTGGGCAACAGAACCCGGAATCGGCCAAGTTAATAATAACTAGTCGCCCAGAAGTTCATCTCCAGACAGCGCTTAGAGGCTCCTTCCGGAACCGTATCCGTCTTACAGGGGCAATGGTGGACCAGGATATTGCTACATACATAGCTCACCGTGTAGCTAATCAGCGGGATAATCTTGCTGTGTCAGAAAATCGGTCAACTATCCAGGACAGGCTCAGCCAAAAAGCACAAGGCTTATTCCTCTATGCCCGTCTCATGCTCGATCAGATACTTCTGCAATCTGAGCTGCCAGTGGAGAAACATCTACAACACCTCCCTAGTTCACTGGAAGAGATGTATGTCAGCATATTGCGCGAACATTCTTCGCGTTCTGGTGCTAGCCAGCACTTTCAATGCTGGCTACTCTCCTGGGTCACACACGCATGCCGTCCACTTCGTGTCACGGAATTAGCAGCTTTGGTCAATTCTTGCTTTGATCGTAGCGGGCTAAGTAGCTCGCAGGATGCAAAGATCATGATACGTACTTCATGTGGCCCACTTTTGGAGATCTTAGATAACGAAACCGTGCAAGTTATTCACCACACGTTTACCGAGTTCCTCTTAGACAGCAATCGCAGTACTGCGACAACTCCCATTGAAACTAGCGACTCGTTCCCCGTCATAACACCTACTTCAACTCATCGATCTCTCACTCTCTTATGTGTGGATTATCTTCTATCTGGTTGTTTCAGATCCTGGTCATTGCCTTCACGTCCGACCAAGCCAGCAGACCATGAGGCAGACCGCAAACAGCTAATGGTCCACTTCCCATTCCTACAGTATGCATCGCAGAACCTACTCTATCATGCAGCCAAGTGTGATGCCAAAGACCTAGAGTTTATATTACAATTGGATTCTCTCTTTCAGCATGATAGACACAGCTTCGAAAGCTGGAAGGACTTCCTATTCGCAAAAGAGAACCAGACAGTCCCCGATCGCCTCCATCCACTTCATCTCGCCGCTCAGGCCGGGCTTCCGGCATATACCCAGCACCTCCTAAAGGAGCATAGGGACCCGGATCTTGCTGACTCTTGTAATCGGACGGCAGCTACTTATGCTTGTATGAATGGGCATTCGGAGACTCTAGCGGTTCTTTTAGGTTACAAAGCCTCGGTTACCATAAACGATATTGACGGCCTAGCACCCATTCACCACGCAGCGAGGGGTAACCATGTCAAGGTCGTGCAACTCTTACTTGAGGCTGGTGCAGACCCCATGTCTCCGAAGTCCTGTGAAGACCAAGGCCACTGGTGGTGGATACCATCTACAATAGGGAAGACGCCGGTACAATATGCGTGTGAGCTAGGTCACACAGCTTGTGTCTTAGAACTGCTACAGAACCTGGATCTCCCTTCAAAGAGCACAGTCCTTCCTCATTGGGCGTCGGCTACAGGTCAATGGAAAACTCTCGAAGCCCTTCTTCGACACCCCGTGATTCTGAAAAATTTGAACAAGAGAGACGGCTACGGCAACACAGCTTTGTTTCTAGCTGCGCGGCGCGCTAGCTCGGAGGCAGTTCGTATCCTGCTTCATTATGGTGCCGATGTGGATGGGAGATCGGTCAAATTAGACAGTTCCGAGGCCCCATCTGACTTAGATATCGCGATGAATGGAAGGGGACAGACTCCAATCCATGCTTGGACGGCCGCCGGATACAGAATTTGGAGTAGAGGGGACGTTTGCAGCATGGAGGAGTGGAAGAGAACAGGCATTTTGCTGATCGAGGCGGGTTGCGATCTTGAAGCAAAGAATGATGCCGGTCAGACTGCACTGTTTGCCTGGACTAAGCAGCACATGTGTACTCCCCGTGGATCAGATAGAACAGAGCGATTCGTGGAAATTCTGCTTGAACATGGTGCCAATCCCTGTGCGACTGACAACAAGGGAGATACCCCCCTTCACAACCTAACAAGAGATAACATGAACTCTAGGGTTATCAAGATGTTTGTGAAAGGTGGAGCCGATATCAACTACGGTCGGCAGGGAGACCTTGTAACCCCTCTTATTTCCGCAGCGATCTGCCGAGGCGGCGATGTTACGCCGTTCATCGAAAACGGGGCGGACCCTAACCTGCAGGACTCCGATGGCAACACGGCACTCCATCACATTTGCACATCATGGTCGCTTAGGTACTCCGACGTGCAGAAATGGTTGGAATTCGCAGATCCCACGGTCAAAAATAAAGCCGGAGAGACCTGCATATATAAGCTAGCGTTTGGAAGCGATGGCTACGAAAGAGTAAACGCTATCTCATTGTTCACGGAGAAAGGGCTAGATCTTGAATCTCGAGATCGAAGGGGAAGGACAGCCCTACTGGCTGCATGCGCAAATGCAGAGCCGCACTTCATCATCGGATTGCTGGAAAATGGTGCCAATGCAAAAGCGATAGACTTTCAACACAAGTCCT GTCTTCACCTAGTTGCCCAAGTGCAACTAACGCTGCATGGGAACGGAGAGCAAGACTTGAATACAACGCTGAGAGTTATGAAGTTACTCATTGAAAAAGGAGTTGACATCAATGGGATCGACTTGGATGGAAACACTCCATTTCATGACGCGGCCGTATCAAGCGGTGATTTCCTCCCCGTGCGAACTAGGCTCGAGGTGATTCTTGGACTGGGCGGGCTTGCAAACACAACAGACCATCGTGGGCAAACAGTTCTACACAAGGTAGCCAGTCTTCCTAACCCGAGCACCTGTGACCAGATAGACTTCCTCTTGCAACCCAGTCTAGGCCTAGATGTCAATGCACGAGACAATAAAGGCCTTGCGCCTATCCATTGTGCTTCTTCAAACTCAGGGATTATCACATGGCGACTTATACAGGCAGGGGCAGATATGCAGGCTCTATCACATGACGGTCGAACTCCACTACACTTCGCGGCCGCCGCGGCGCAAAGCAATGTCGTGGGCCTACTGTGTAAACTATATAAGGAAAGTTCCTTGTCATTAAACCAAAGGGATGAGCACGGTTACACTCCTCTGCACTACGCAGCTAATTCAGGGAATTCTGAATGTGTCTATCACCTGTTGCAGGTTGGAGCAAATCTTAACATCACAGACTGCCATGGAAGGACCCCGCTACACATGGCTGCAGAGCATAAAGTCGATGTTGCGGCACTAAGGAAGCAGCGTAAACATAGCGGGGAAGAATGGTGGACACGAATTATTGATGGATCCAACACATTGGGACCTTTTATACACCCGCTACTGCAAAGCCGGAGAGGTGATGCCTATTGGAATCTCAGCTTCGCTATCGAGCGTGAAAGCGAAGCATATATGATGCAGGATATTGTCCAGTTACTGCTGTCTGCAGGCGCCGACTTCAATATGCGAGATAGCTCTGGTCAAACTGCCTGCGATGTCGCTTTACATCTAGGTCACGAAGAGGTATGGAATGTGCTCTCATGTCGCAGGGAGCAGCGTGAAAACAGAGCCTTAATGGGTCAACTGTGTTCTTTAAAGAGTATGCATGCTGAGGAGATCGTTCAAACTCTAAGTCTAGAAAGGTCGGATGCCTATAGCCTTCTTCAGACGGCTATATCGCTGAGAAACCAGACTATATTGGACGCTCTATTAGGTGCTGGAGTGGACTTGATGATAAAGGGCCCTGACGGGCTGACCTCGGTACATTACGTTGTGCACTGGGGCCTCTTAACCACGATGAAGACTATGGCACCGTATGTGAAGGACATTAATGCTTTCTCTCCCCCGTTGCTCCACACTGCAGCGACTCAAGAATTGTCCAACTTGCAGATGATAGATTTGTTGATCGAACTGGGTATCGATGTCAATGCTTCATATCAGGATCCCTTCGATGAGGATGCCAACGCAAGCACGGACAGACCAGGCCCACCAGCCCCAGAATACACGGCAACACATATTCTCGCAGCGGGCGGGCAGTGGTGGAACATCGCAGCGCTTGAGACTCTCTGCAACGCAGGAGCAGACCTTGAAATCACAGACTCGAAGGGAAACACCGTCCTACAGTGCGCGCTTGCCGGCGAAAGCCAAGGTCCAGGTAGACATGGCTTCTGGAGAGATGAGACATTTGAGGTGGTTCTAAGGCATGGCGCGAATATCAACAAGCTGTCGCCCAGCAACGAGTCCACGCCTCTTCTCGTGGCTTTAAAAACCAAACGAGGTTGTAAACTCGTCCAGAGACTCCTTGACCACGGCGCCGATATAAATCTGGGCCCCGTACCTGCCTTATTTGTTGCCATAGAAAGTCGCGATTGTGAAGCTATAGCCATGATCCTGGACGCTGGTGCGGATGTCAATGCGGTATACTATCCAAAGAGACGATATGGGGCGACTCCCGAGGTGGTAACACCCCTCCTAGCTGCGGCCATGGAACCaagagaagttggagaggcGATTATGGTCCTCCTCCTGCAGCGGGGAGCAGACCCGTTATTAGAGCTTGAGGATAGCAACAGTACAGTCTTCCATCAGATCGCCCACTATCATGGCCGCATTGGGCCCATTTTAAGATCTATGCCTGATGTTCTCGACGTCACAAACCGCAGCGGCCTTACCCCATTGCTGAGTGTTTGCTCCTCTGTCGATGGATATTATACAGGCGAAGAGTCGACATCAATTGAACTAATACATGCCGGCGCAAATATCAACGTCACGGACAAGGACGGCTCAACTCCTCTCCACCTTGCCTGTCGTTCCGGCAAATGCGCAACCGTCGCCCTGTTATTGGAAAAGGGTGCATCCTGTTCCGCAACCAACAACACCGGTCTGCTCCCTCTCTACTACGCTCTTAGCTACGCGAATGGCGACAACGAAAGATTTGAAATGACCAGGGCATTGCTTGACGCTGGTGCAAATCCCCTCATAACAGGTCCGAACGGCGAAACAGCACTACACATTCTCGCCCCActtctagtatatattagCTCCTCCTATGACCACCGATCAAAAGAAGAGATATACCGCCAGGCTGTGTTCGAAGATCTATACAATCGCTTCGTAGAATCTGGCTGCGATGTCAACGCCCGTGACGCCCATGGAAACACACCTTTGTTTCCGTTTGTTCGGACAGTCCAGAAGCGAGACGAATATGGCATGGGCTCACCGCCTGCAGAAGACGATGTCCGCCAGATGTTCCAAGCTCATGATATATTTGTGGTTAATGATAATGGGGATACGTTGCTACATGCTATCGCAGCGCGGGAAGATACACCTGAGAGCGAGAGTGAGCCCGATGGCGTGTGGTTGTTCGAGGAGTTGATGGCGCGTGGCTTGGATGCTAAGAAGGAGAATAAGCAAGGGCTGACTGCTTTGGATGTGGCTGCAGCTCGTGGGATGCAGGGGATCATGAGGTTgtttgagaaggaggggTAG
- a CDS encoding uncharacterized protein (expressed protein) yields MLGTYFNMTGRWNLGYLFIAVITVGIADPAVVCQWSVTLTLTHGGRLSLYLNYSAVSSQTRPRQHLSPDFASRE; encoded by the coding sequence ATGCTTGGTACTTACTTTAATATGACCGGTCGATGGAATCTGGGATATCTATTTATTGCCGTCATAACCGTTGGCATCGCTGATCCTGCAGTTGTATGCCAGTGGTCCGTGACGCTAACCCTAACCCACGGAGGGCGCCttagtttatatttaaattactCTGCCGTGTCTTCACAAACTAGACCAAGACAGCACTTGAGCCCGGATTTCGCGAGTAGAGAGTAA
- a CDS encoding uncharacterized protein (of unknown function-domain containing protein), with translation MPPDRQNETSRSDSPISSVHSHEHISQSQDHILYADGLRLTFHPPVPPTQKPSPEIREKSNQRRNSRRSIWTLNSDWYVWEVPAVILSAATLIAIIVILAKFDQQPQPTWKHVSLNSVISWLSTISKGCVLYAISEALGQLKWVWFAQEARPMPNLRTFDSASRRFYGSGELIWTLRFRHFAVWGSLAVILALAFEPFTQNLIHYFPNSVVDSSQRAFLANSTYYNTTGPPLQNHAIVWVDPSLKANVYNSLFNNDQSKPWATPKYICNTSNCTWGPTAAIEVRARCSNVTDFLNTTCTTVTNNPSGYDGTTNCTATLPLANTTAWFLSGMDVLQPLSIATVHASTALIYKNATLPPIQMVSPTNLSMNTMFTENITKWHATECSIQPIIHSFNATVTNNIYNETTIATWETSWATWDQDLNISDSELQKIPAGMYFNPPWGLEQGITPNTSFMFSDLAASSLDTFFQDLFTGVWFMRSMYSSSFIPSSLNMYAAPDFIQAMAIGNITGCDVGSMDKLQCAMENVAAAVTKSFRDSVFIADSDPVSASMAVGRAMASVIYVEVRWQWIVLPGLVWVLGAVTLVGSMWKSRGVRAPKWRNDPVPLLFLFRGRGEDAVGVAEREVEEKAEGLRVRLYESNGRMALG, from the exons ATGCCTCCAGACCGGCAGAATGAGACCTCACGATCAGACTCGCCTATCTCAAGTGTCCATTCCCACGAACACATATCGCAGAGCCAAGATCATATTTTATATGCAGATGGGCTGCGGCTGACGTTTCATCCACCGGTACCACCAACTCAGAAGCCCTCCCCCGAGAtaagagagaaaagcaaccaaagaagaaactCCAGACGATCGATATGGACGCTGAACTCGGACTGGTACGTTTGGGAAGTGCCGGCTGTGATCCTATCAGCTGCAACGCTCATCGCTATCATCGTCATACTCGCCAAGTTTGATCAGCAGCCGCAACCGACCTGGAAGCATGTATCGCTGAACTCGGTCATCTCTTGGCTGAGCACGATCTCTAAGGGATGTGTCTTGTACGCGATCAGCGAGGCCCTGGGCCAGTTGAAGTGGGTGTGGTTCGCGCAGGAGGCTCGACCTATGCCGAATCTCCGGACGTTCGATTCGGCTAGTCGGAGGTTCTATGGAAGTGGGGAGCTGATATGGACGTTGCGCTTTCG TCACTTCGCAGTTTGGGGTAGTTTGGCTGTGATTCTAGCGCTGGCGTTTGAACCCTTCACGCAGAATCTCATTCATTACTTTCCGAACTCAGTTGTAGACTCTTCGCAAAGAGCCTTCCTGGCAAATAGTACATACTACAACACCACCGGGCCACCATTACAGAACCACGCCA TCGTCTGGGTCGACCCATCTCTCAAAGCAAATGTCTACAACTCACTTTTCAACAACGACCAGTCCAAGCCATGGGCGACCCCCAAATACATCTGCAACACAAGCAACTGCACCTGGGGCCCAACAGCGGCCATCGAAGTCCGCGCGCGCTGCTCCAACGTCACAGATTTCCTCAACACAACCTGCACCACCGTCACGAACAATCCCTCCGGCTACGACGGAACCACCAACTGCACAGCAACCCTCCCACTCGCAAACACAACAGCATGGTTCCTCTCCGGCATGGACGTCCTGCAACCCCTATCCATCGCAACCGTCCACGCCTCCACCGCCCTAATCTACAAAAACGCCACCCTCCCCCCAATCCAAATGGTCTCGCCCACCAATCTATCCATGAACACCATGTTCACCGAAAACATAACAAAATGGCACGCAACAGAATGTTCCATCCAACCGATAATCCACAGTTTCAACGCCACAGTCACCAACAACATCTACAACGAGACCACAATCGCAACCTGGGAAACCAGCTGGGCAACCTGGGACCAGGACCTCAACATATCCGACTCCGAACTCCAGAAGATCCCAGCAGGAATGTACTTCAACCCACCCTGGGGTCTAGAACAAGGCATCACCCCAAACACAAGCTTCATGTTCTCCGATCTCGCCGCTTCCTCTCTCGATACTTTCTTCCAGGATCTGTTCACGGGTGTCTGGTTCATGCGGTCTATGTATAGTTCTTCGTTTATCCCGAGTTCGTTGAATATGTACGCAGCCCCGGATTTCATCCAGGCCATGGCGATTGGGAATATCACCGGTTGTGATGTGGGGAGTATGGATAAGTTGCAATGTGCCATGGAGAATGTGGCTGCGGCGGTGACAAAGTCGTTTCGTGATTCGGTTTTCATTGCGGATTCGGATCCTGTGAGTGCCTCTATGGCGGTTGGAAGGGCTATGGCTAGTGTGATTTATGTGGAGGTGAGGTGGCAGTGGATTGTGCTGCCGGGGTTGGTGTGGGTGCTTGGTGCCGTGACTTTGGTTGGGAGTATGTGGAAGAGTCGGGGGGTGAGGGCTCCGAAGTGGAGGAATGATCCTGTTCCtttgttgttcttgtttcGGGGTCGAGGGGAGGATGCTGTTGGTGTGGCTGAGAGagaggtcgaggagaaggctgagGGTTTGAGGGTTAGGTTGTATGAGAGTAATGGGAGGATGGCTTTGGGGTGA